A section of the Corvus moneduloides isolate bCorMon1 chromosome 29, bCorMon1.pri, whole genome shotgun sequence genome encodes:
- the LOC116436211 gene encoding loricrin-like isoform X3: MCSRQSSGGCHGMSSQSSGCHSEGSGCHGSGSSSYQSQGSSCCGGQGGSGKVIISSGGGGGGSCCSGGSSSYGMGGGYSGGSSGSKGIIGGGGSGGSSGCCSGGSSGYGMGGGYGGGSSGSKTIIVGGGSGGSSQYCSGGSSYGMGGGYGGGSSGSKTIIVGGGSGGSSGYCGGGSSCGMGGGYGGGSSGSKSIIVGGGSGGSCGGGSSAYGMGGEYGGVSSGTKIIMGDGSSGGSSGYCGGGSSYGMGGGYGGGSSGSKSIIVGGGSGGSSGYCGGGSSYGMGGGYGGGSSGQTIIISSGGGSGGSSQQKCPIVIPSIVSHQSKQSSYWPYSQQK, from the exons ATGTGCTCCAGACAAAGCTCTGGAGGTTGCCACGGAATGTCCTCCCAGTCCAGTGGATGCCACAGCGAGGGCTCCGGTTGCCACGGGAGCGGCTCCTCCAGTTACCAGTCCCAGGGCTCCTCCTGCTGCGGGGGACAAGGGGGTTCTGGCAAAGTCATCATCAGCTCTGGTGGTGGAGGAGGTGGATCCTGTTGTAGTGGGGGCTCCTCCAGCtatgggatgggagggggatACAGTGGTGGCTCTTCAGGATCAAAGGGCATCATTGGAGGTGGAGGCAGTGGAGGATCCTCTGGGTGCTGCAGTGGAGGATCCTCAGGTTATGGCATGGGTGGAGGATACGGTG GTGGCTCTTCAGGATCAAAGACCATTATTGTAGGCGGAGGCAGTGGAGGTTCCTCTCAATACTGCAGCGGAGGATCCAGCTACGGGATGGGTGGAGGATACGGTGGTGGCTCTTCAGGATCAAAGACCATTATTGTAGGCGGAGGCAGTGGAGGTTCCTCTGGATACTGTGGTGGAGGatccagctgtgggatgggagggggatACGGTGGTGGCTCTTCAGGATCAAAGAGCATCATTGTAGGGGGAGGTAGTGGTGGTTCCTGTGGTGGAGGATCTTCAGCTTATGGCATGGGTGGAGAATATGGTGGTGTATCTTCAGGAACCAAGATCATAATGGGAGATGGAAGTAGTGGTGGTTCCTCTGGATACTGTGGTGGAGGATCCAGCTATGGGATGGGAGGAGGATATGGTGGTGGATCTTCAGGATCAAAGAGCATCATTGTAGGGGGAGGCAGTGGAGGATCCTCTGGATACTGTGGTGGAGGATCCAGCTACGGGATGGGAGGGGGATACGGCGGCGGCTCCTCGGGACAGACCATCATCATCAGCTCTGGAGGTGGCAGCGGAGGCTCCTCCCAGCAGAAATGTCCCATTGTCATCCCCAGCATCGTGTCCCACCAGAGCAAGCAGAGCTCCTACTGGCCCTACAGCCAGCAGAAGTAA
- the LOC116436295 gene encoding sperm mitochondrial-associated cysteine-rich protein-like encodes MCSRGSHHDYESSCHGSRSSCHRSWFSCLRSRSSCHEPEPSCHYIQRQPVQKCTYVTPCCPPVQRYCPPVPCCPPVPYCAQVPCCPQVPYCPSTTKNI; translated from the coding sequence ATGTGCTCCCGCGGGTCCCACCACGACTACGAGTCCTCCTGCCACGGCTCCCGCTCCTCCTGCCACAGATCCTGGTTCTCCTGCCTCAGATCCCGCTCCTCCTGCCACGAGCCGGAGCCCTCCTGCCACTACATCCAGAGGCAGCCAGTGCAGAAATGCACCTACGTGACGCCCTGCTGTCCCCCCGTGCAGCGCTattgtccccctgtcccctgctgtccccctgtcccctaCTGTGCCCAggtcccctgctgtccccaggtcCCCTACTGCCCCAGTACAACCAAGAACATCTGA
- the LOC116436205 gene encoding loricrin-like isoform X1, which yields MCSRQSGCHGCGCCCCCQGSSYQSQGSSGGGGGGSCCGGGSSGRSAQKIIISSGGGGGGGGGSSGCCGGGSGGGSSGGKIIMGGGGGGGSSGCCGGGSGGGSSKSMMGGGGSGGSSGCCGGGGMGGGSGGGSSGTKIIIGGGGSGGSSGCCGGGSSGGSSKSMMGGGGGGGLSGCCGGGSSGGSSGSKSIMGGGGSSGCCGGGSGGGMGGGSGGGSSGTKIIIGGGGSGGSSGCCGGGSGGGSSKSMMGGGGGGGSSGCCGGGSGGASSKSMMGGGGGGGSSGCCGGGSGGGSSGTKIIMGGGGGGGSSGCCGGGSGGGSSGSKSIMGGGGSSGCCGGGSGGGSGGSAQKIIISSGGGGGGGSSGCCGGGSGGGSYGGKIIMGGGGGGGSSGCCGGGSGGGSSGQTIIISSGGGGGGSSQHKCPIVIPSVVSHQTKQSSHWPCSQK from the coding sequence ATGTGCTCCAGACAAAGCGGGTGCCACggctgcggctgctgctgctgctgccaggggagcAGCTACCAGTCCCAGGGCTCCTCCGGCGGGGGAGGAGGCGGATCCTGCTGCGGTGGAGGATCCTCCGGCAGATCAGCCCAGAAGATCATTATCAGCTCTGGCGGtggaggaggcggaggaggaggcTCCTCTGGATGCTGCGGTGGAGGATCTGGTGGTGGCTCTTCAGGAGGGAAGATCATCATGGGAGGTGGAGGCGGTGGAGGTTCCTCCGGATGCTGCGGTGGCGGATCCGGTGGTGGATCTTCAAAGAGCATGATGGGAGGTGGAGGTAGTGGTGGATCCTCTGGATGCTGTGGTGGGGGTGGCATGGGAGGAGGATCTGGTGGTGGATCTTCAGGCACCAAGATCATCATTGGAGGTGGAGGCAGTGGAGGTTCCTCCGGATGCTGCGGTGGAGGATCCAGTGGAGGCTCTTCAAAGAGTATGATgggaggtggaggtggtggAGGTTTGTCTGGATGCTGCGGTGGAGGATCCAGTGGTGGATCTTCAGGATCAAAGAGCATAATGGGAGGTGGGGGATCCTCTGGATGTTGTGGTGGAGGATCCGGTGGTGGCATGGGAGGAGGATCTGGTGGTGGATCTTCAGGAACCAAGATCATCATTGGAGGTGGAGGCAGTGGTGGATCCTCTGGATGCTGCGGTGGAGGATCTGGTGGTGGATCTTCAAAGAGCATGATGGGAGGTGGAGGCGGTGGAGGTTCCTCCGGATGCTGCGGTGGAGGATCCGGTGGTGCCTCTTCAAAGAGCATGATGGGAGGTGGAGGCGGTGGAGGTTCCTCCGGATGCTGCGGTGGAGGATCTGGTGGTGGCTCTTCTGGGACAAAGATCATAATGGGAGGTGGAGGCGGTGGAGGTTCCTCCGGATGCTGTGGTGGAGGATCCGGCGGTGGCTCTTCAGGATCAAAGAGCATAATGGGAGGTGGAGGATCTTCTGGGTGCTGTGGTGGAGGATCCggtggtggcagtgggggaTCAGCCCAGAAGATCATTATCAGCTCTGGcggtggaggaggaggaggctccTCTGGATGCTGCGGAGGGGGATCTGGTGGTGGCTCTTATGGAGGGAAAATCATCATGGGAGGGGGAGGCGGTGGTGGATCCTCCGGATGCTGCGGTGGCGGATCCGGCGGCGGCTCCTCGGGACAGACCATCATCATCAGCTCTGGAGGTGGCGGCGGAGGCTCCTCCCAGCACAAATGTCCCATTGTCATCCCCAGTGTTGTGTCCCACCAGACCAAGCAGAGCTCCCACTGGCCATGCAGCCAGAAGTAA
- the LOC116436211 gene encoding loricrin-like isoform X1 — MCSRQSSGGCHGMSSQSSGCHSEGSGCHGSGSSSYQSQGSSCCGGQGGSGKVIISSGGGGGGSCCSGGSSSYGMGGGYSGGSSGSKGIIGGGGSGGSSGCCSGGSSGYGMGGGYGGGSSGSKGIIVGGGSGGSSGCCSGGSSYGMGGGYGGGSSGSKGIIVGGGSGGSSGYCGGGSSYGMGGGYGGGSSGSKTIIVGGGSGGSSQYCSGGSSYGMGGGYGGGSSGSKTIIVGGGSGGSSGYCGGGSSCGMGGGYGGGSSGSKSIIVGGGSGGSCGGGSSAYGMGGEYGGVSSGTKIIMGDGSSGGSSGYCGGGSSYGMGGGYGGGSSGSKSIIVGGGSGGSSGYCGGGSSYGMGGGYGGGSSGQTIIISSGGGSGGSSQQKCPIVIPSIVSHQSKQSSYWPYSQQK, encoded by the coding sequence ATGTGCTCCAGACAAAGCTCTGGAGGTTGCCACGGAATGTCCTCCCAGTCCAGTGGATGCCACAGCGAGGGCTCCGGTTGCCACGGGAGCGGCTCCTCCAGTTACCAGTCCCAGGGCTCCTCCTGCTGCGGGGGACAAGGGGGTTCTGGCAAAGTCATCATCAGCTCTGGTGGTGGAGGAGGTGGATCCTGTTGTAGTGGGGGCTCCTCCAGCtatgggatgggagggggatACAGTGGTGGCTCTTCAGGATCAAAGGGCATCATTGGAGGTGGAGGCAGTGGAGGATCCTCTGGGTGCTGCAGTGGAGGATCCTCAGGTTATGGCATGGGTGGAGGATACGGTGGTGGCTCTTCAGGATCAAAGGGCATTATTGTAGGCGGAGGCAGTGGAGGATCCTCTGGGTGCTGCAGTGGGGGCTCCAGCTACGGGATGGGAGGAGGATACGGTGGTGGCTCTTCAGGATCAAAGGGCATCATTGTAGGGGGAGGCAGTGGAGGATCCTCTGGATACTGTGGTGGAGGATCCAGCTACGGGATGGGAGGAGGATACGGTGGTGGCTCTTCAGGATCAAAGACCATTATTGTAGGCGGAGGCAGTGGAGGTTCCTCTCAATACTGCAGCGGAGGATCCAGCTACGGGATGGGTGGAGGATACGGTGGTGGCTCTTCAGGATCAAAGACCATTATTGTAGGCGGAGGCAGTGGAGGTTCCTCTGGATACTGTGGTGGAGGatccagctgtgggatgggagggggatACGGTGGTGGCTCTTCAGGATCAAAGAGCATCATTGTAGGGGGAGGTAGTGGTGGTTCCTGTGGTGGAGGATCTTCAGCTTATGGCATGGGTGGAGAATATGGTGGTGTATCTTCAGGAACCAAGATCATAATGGGAGATGGAAGTAGTGGTGGTTCCTCTGGATACTGTGGTGGAGGATCCAGCTATGGGATGGGAGGAGGATATGGTGGTGGATCTTCAGGATCAAAGAGCATCATTGTAGGGGGAGGCAGTGGAGGATCCTCTGGATACTGTGGTGGAGGATCCAGCTACGGGATGGGAGGGGGATACGGCGGCGGCTCCTCGGGACAGACCATCATCATCAGCTCTGGAGGTGGCAGCGGAGGCTCCTCCCAGCAGAAATGTCCCATTGTCATCCCCAGCATCGTGTCCCACCAGAGCAAGCAGAGCTCCTACTGGCCCTACAGCCAGCAGAAGTAA
- the LOC116436243 gene encoding uncharacterized protein LOC116436243 → MCFRWLKRLYHCLRRRWQNRGYSRDISLSHHRFCTRALSNSHGNASFSCEGEGSITYSRRPLSCPARPAPAPYSISGGYSCDSDRSISGDCGVTSGWDVTVGTVPVYGSGVGMGYSSEDLGPVISSAGGGGRSVCHRGDLGIAEGAGAGYGYPAPLSDTLTTGRVTEGSGYYGGGLGYETGTFPGPELSPEGEGCAQVVQQKCPVVVPTIKTQQCKQSTRWSPIQKK, encoded by the exons ATGTGTTTCCGATGGCTGAAGAGG CTTTACCACTGCCTCCGGCGGAGATGGCAGAACCGGGGCTACAGCCGGGACATCTCCCTGAGCCACCACAGGTTCTGCACCAGGGCCCTCTCCAACTCCCACGGCAACGCCTCCTTCTCCTGCGAGGGTGAAGGCTCCATCACCTACAGCCGGAGACCTTTGtcctgcccggcccggccagCGCCAGCCCCCTACAGCATCTCAGGGGGGTACTCGTGTGACTCTGACAGGTCCATCAGTGGGGATTGTGGGGTCACGTCTGGCTGGGATGTCACGGTGGGGACAGTCCCAGTGTATGGCTctggagtgggaatgggatacAGCAGCGAGGACTTGGGTCCGGTCATCAGCAGtgcggggggagggggaagatcCGTCTGCCACCGAGGGGATTTGGGAATCgctgagggagcaggggctgggtaTGGATACCCTGCACCCCTGAGTGATACCCTAACCACGGGGAGGGTCACTGAGGGGTCAGGGTACTATGGTGGAGGGCTGGGATATGAAACTGGGACATTCCCAGGTCCAGAGCTCAGCCCTGAAGGCGAGGGATGCGCCCAGGTGGTGCAGCAGAAATGCCCCGTGGTTGTCCCCACCATCAAGACCCAGCAGTGCAAGCAGAGCACCCGCTGGTCCCCCATCCAGAAGAAGTGa
- the LOC116436323 gene encoding putative small proline-rich protein 5, translating to MCSRRSCHSHETSCHESSSSCHDSGPSCHYTIQRQPVQKFSYVTPCCPPVQPCYPPVQRYCPPVQPCYPPVQRSCPPLCPQVTKNICKLPPSYPKY from the exons ATGTGCTCCCGCAGGTCCTGCCACAGCCACGAGACCTCGTGCCATGaatccagctcctcctgccacgACTCGGGGCCCTCGTGCCACTACACCATCCAGAGGCAGCCTGTGCAGAAGTTCAGCTACGTGACCCCCTG TTGCCCCCCGGTGCAGCCCTGCTACCCGCCGGTGCAGCGCTATTGCCCCCCGGTGCAGCCCTGCTACCCCCCGGTGCAGCGTTCCTGCCCCCCGCTCTGCCCCCAGGTCACCAAGAACATCTGCAAGCTGCCACCATCATACCCCAAGTACTGA
- the LOC116436296 gene encoding putative small proline-rich protein 5 — MCSRGSCHDYESSCHRSSSSCHSGPSCHYTIQRQPVQKFSYVTPCCPPVQPCYPPVQRYCPPVQPCYPPVQRSCPPLCPQVTKNICKLPPSYPKY; from the coding sequence ATGTGCTCCCGCGGGTCCTGCCACGACTACGAGTCCTCCTGCCACCgatccagctcctcctgccactCGGGGCCTTCGTGCCACTACACCATCCAGAGGCAGCCTGTGCAGAAGTTCAGCTACGTGACCCCCTGCTGTCCCCCGGTGCAGCCCTGCTACCCGCCGGTGCAGCGCTATTGCCCCCCGGTGCAGCCCTGCTACCCCCCGGTGCAGCGTTCCTGCCCCCCGCTCTGCCCCCAGGTCACCAAGAACATCTGCAAGCTGCCACCGTCATACCCCAAGTACTGA
- the LOC116436205 gene encoding loricrin-like isoform X2: MCSRQSGCHGCGCCCCCQGSSYQSQGSSGGGGGGSCCGGGSSGRSAQKIIISSGGGGGGGGGSSGCCGGGSGGGSSGGKIIMGGGGGGGSSGCCGGGSGGGSSKSMMGGGGSGGSSGCCGGGGMGGGSGGGSSGTKIIIGGGGSGGSSGCCGGGSSGGSSKSMMGGGGGGGLSGCCGGGSSGGSSGSKSIMGGGGSSGCCGGGSGGGMGGGSGGGSSGTKIIIGGGGSGGSSGCCGGGSGGGSSKSMMGGGGGGGSSGCCGGGSGGGSSGTKIIMGGGGGGGSSGCCGGGSGGGSSGSKSIMGGGGSSGCCGGGSGGGSGGSAQKIIISSGGGGGGGSSGCCGGGSGGGSYGGKIIMGGGGGGGSSGCCGGGSGGGSSGQTIIISSGGGGGGSSQHKCPIVIPSVVSHQTKQSSHWPCSQK; encoded by the exons ATGTGCTCCAGACAAAGCGGGTGCCACggctgcggctgctgctgctgctgccaggggagcAGCTACCAGTCCCAGGGCTCCTCCGGCGGGGGAGGAGGCGGATCCTGCTGCGGTGGAGGATCCTCCGGCAGATCAGCCCAGAAGATCATTATCAGCTCTGGCGGtggaggaggcggaggaggaggcTCCTCTGGATGCTGCGGTGGAGGATCTGGTGGTGGCTCTTCAGGAGGGAAGATCATCATGGGAGGTGGAGGCGGTGGAGGTTCCTCCGGATGCTGCGGTGGCGGATCCGGTGGTGGATCTTCAAAGAGCATGATGGGAGGTGGAGGTAGTGGTGGATCCTCTGGATGCTGTGGTGGGGGTGGCATGGGAGGAGGATCTGGTGGTGGATCTTCAGGCACCAAGATCATCATTGGAGGTGGAGGCAGTGGAGGTTCCTCCGGATGCTGCGGTGGAGGATCCAGTGGAGGCTCTTCAAAGAGTATGATgggaggtggaggtggtggAGGTTTGTCTGGATGCTGCGGTGGAGGATCCAGTGGTGGATCTTCAGGATCAAAGAGCATAATGGGAGGTGGGGGATCCTCTGGATGTTGTGGTGGAGGATCCGGTGGTGGCATGGGAGGAGGATCTGGTGGTGGATCTTCAGGAACCAAGATCATCATTGGAGGTGGAGGCAGTGGTGGATCCTCTGGATGCTGCGGTGGAGGATCTGGTGGTGGATCTTCAAAGAGCATGATGGGAGGTGGAGGCGGTGGAGGTTCCTCCGGATGCTGCGGTGGAGGATCCG GTGGTGGCTCTTCTGGGACAAAGATCATAATGGGAGGTGGAGGCGGTGGAGGTTCCTCCGGATGCTGTGGTGGAGGATCCGGCGGTGGCTCTTCAGGATCAAAGAGCATAATGGGAGGTGGAGGATCTTCTGGGTGCTGTGGTGGAGGATCCggtggtggcagtgggggaTCAGCCCAGAAGATCATTATCAGCTCTGGcggtggaggaggaggaggctccTCTGGATGCTGCGGAGGGGGATCTGGTGGTGGCTCTTATGGAGGGAAAATCATCATGGGAGGGGGAGGCGGTGGTGGATCCTCCGGATGCTGCGGTGGCGGATCCGGCGGCGGCTCCTCGGGACAGACCATCATCATCAGCTCTGGAGGTGGCGGCGGAGGCTCCTCCCAGCACAAATGTCCCATTGTCATCCCCAGTGTTGTGTCCCACCAGACCAAGCAGAGCTCCCACTGGCCATGCAGCCAGAAGTAA
- the LOC116436202 gene encoding keratin-associated protein 10-5-like encodes MSGRTIPTSIKGLQVPLLLTHLQLSARTRTVLTPATLRSSPNTMCSTGCCSTGCCSVVKSKTVCCSPCPRVVCCEPCQKTVCCSPCQKSVCCSPCQQSCCCDPCQKTVCCEPCKKTVCCDPCQQSCCCDPCQKPCCDPCQTVCCDPCQKPCCDPCQTVCCDPCQKPCCDPCQTVCCDPCQKPCCDPCQKPCCDPCQTVCCDPCQKPCCDPCQKPCCDPCQTVCCDPCQKPCCDPCQTVCCDPCQKPCCDPCQTVCCDPCQKPCCDPCQTVCCDPCQKPCCDPCQTVCCDPCQKPCCDPCQKPCCDPCQTVCCDPCQKPCCDPCQSVCCDPCQKPCCDPCQQSCCCDPCQKPCCDPCQTVCCDPCQKPCCDPCQTVCCDPCQKPCCDPCQSVCCDPCQKSVCCTKVCQKSVCCVPRPCCCPCGSLSCCSCVVKKPVVVCCTPVRKCCVPCIPIQQCCVKKSC; translated from the exons ATGTCCGGCAGGACAATTCCGACCTCAATAAAAGGTCTCCAGGTGCCTCTGCTCCTCACACACCTTCAGCTCTCAGCAAGAACAAGAACG GTCCTCACTCCGGCCACCCTTCGTTCCTCTCCCAACACCATGTGCTCCACTGGATGCTGTTCCACGGGATGCTGCTCCGTCGTGAAGAGCAAGACCGTGTGCTGCAGCCCGTGCCCGAGGGTCGTGTGCTGCGAGCCCTGCCAGAAAACCGTGTGCTGCTCCCCGTGCCAGAagagcgtgtgctgctccccgtgccagcagtcctgctgctgcgacCCGTGCCAGAAGACCGTGTGCTGTGAGCCGTGCAAGAAAACCGTCTGCTGTGACCCGTGCcagcagtcctgctgctgtgaccCGTGCCAGAAGCCCTGCTGTGACCCGTGCCAGACCGTGTGTTGTGACCCATGCCAGAAACCTTGCTGTGACCCGTGCCAGACCGTGTGTTGTGACCCATGCCAGAAACCTTGCTGCGACCCGTGCCAGACCGTGTGTTGTGACCCGTGCCAGAAGCCCTGCTGTGACCCGTGCCAGAAGCCCTGCTGTGACCCGTGCCAGACCGTGTGTTGTGACCCGTGCCAGAAGCCTTGCTGTGACCCGTGCCAGAAGCCCTGCTGTGACCCATGCCAGACCGTGTGCTGTGACCCGTGCCAGAAGCCCTGCTGTGACCCATGCCAGACTGTGTGCTGTGACCCATGCCAGAAGCCCTGCTGTGACCCATGCCAGACCGTGTGCTGTGACCCATGCCAGAAGCCCTGCTGTGACCCATGCCAGACCGTGTGCTGTGACCCGTGCCAGAAGCCTTGCTGTGACCCGTGCCAGACTGTGTGCTGTGACCCATGCCAGAAGCCTTGCTGTGACCCGTGCCAGAAGCCCTGCTGTGACCCATGCCAGACCGTGTGCTGTGACCCGTGCCAGAAGCCCTGCTGTGACCCGTGCCAGTCTGTGTGCTGTGACCCATGCCAGAAGCCCTGCTGTGATCCCTGCcagcagtcctgctgctgtgaccCATGCCAGAAGCCCTGCTGTGACCCATGCCAGACCGTTTGCTGTGACCCGTGCCAGAAGCCCTGCTGTGACCCATGCCAGACCGTGTGCTGTGACCCGTGCCAGAAGCCCTGCTGTGACCCGTGCCAGTCCGTGTGCTGTGACCCGTGTCAGAAGTCCGTGTGCTGCACCAAGGTGTGCCAGAAGTCCGTGTGCTGTGTCCCacggccctgctgctgcccctgtgggtccctgtcctgctgctcctgcgTGGTGAAGAAGCCGGTGGTGGTTTGCTGCACCCCCGTGAGGAAGTGCTGCGTCCCCTGCATCCCcatccagcagtgctgtgtcaagaagagctgctga
- the LOC116436211 gene encoding loricrin-like isoform X2 produces the protein MCSRQSSGGCHGMSSQSSGCHSEGSGCHGSGSSSYQSQGSSCCGGQGGSGKVIISSGGGGGGSCCSGGSSSYGMGGGYSGGSSGSKGIIGGGGSGGSSGCCSGGSSGYGMGGGYGGGSSGSKGIIVGGGSGGSSGCCSGGSSYGMGGGYGGGSSGSKGIIVGGGSGGSSGYCGGGSSYGMGGGYGGGSSGSKTIIVGGGSGGSSQYCSGGSSYGMGGGYGGGSSGSKSIIVGGGSGGSCGGGSSAYGMGGEYGGVSSGTKIIMGDGSSGGSSGYCGGGSSYGMGGGYGGGSSGSKSIIVGGGSGGSSGYCGGGSSYGMGGGYGGGSSGQTIIISSGGGSGGSSQQKCPIVIPSIVSHQSKQSSYWPYSQQK, from the exons ATGTGCTCCAGACAAAGCTCTGGAGGTTGCCACGGAATGTCCTCCCAGTCCAGTGGATGCCACAGCGAGGGCTCCGGTTGCCACGGGAGCGGCTCCTCCAGTTACCAGTCCCAGGGCTCCTCCTGCTGCGGGGGACAAGGGGGTTCTGGCAAAGTCATCATCAGCTCTGGTGGTGGAGGAGGTGGATCCTGTTGTAGTGGGGGCTCCTCCAGCtatgggatgggagggggatACAGTGGTGGCTCTTCAGGATCAAAGGGCATCATTGGAGGTGGAGGCAGTGGAGGATCCTCTGGGTGCTGCAGTGGAGGATCCTCAGGTTATGGCATGGGTGGAGGATACGGTGGTGGCTCTTCAGGATCAAAGGGCATTATTGTAGGCGGAGGCAGTGGAGGATCCTCTGGGTGCTGCAGTGGGGGCTCCAGCTACGGGATGGGAGGAGGATACGGTGGTGGCTCTTCAGGATCAAAGGGCATCATTGTAGGGGGAGGCAGTGGAGGATCCTCTGGATACTGTGGTGGAGGATCCAGCTACGGGATGGGAGGAGGATACGGTGGTGGCTCTTCAGGATCAAAGACCATTATTGTAGGCGGAGGCAGTGGAGGTTCCTCTCAATACTGCAGCGGAGGATCCAGCTACGGGATGG gagggggatACGGTGGTGGCTCTTCAGGATCAAAGAGCATCATTGTAGGGGGAGGTAGTGGTGGTTCCTGTGGTGGAGGATCTTCAGCTTATGGCATGGGTGGAGAATATGGTGGTGTATCTTCAGGAACCAAGATCATAATGGGAGATGGAAGTAGTGGTGGTTCCTCTGGATACTGTGGTGGAGGATCCAGCTATGGGATGGGAGGAGGATATGGTGGTGGATCTTCAGGATCAAAGAGCATCATTGTAGGGGGAGGCAGTGGAGGATCCTCTGGATACTGTGGTGGAGGATCCAGCTACGGGATGGGAGGGGGATACGGCGGCGGCTCCTCGGGACAGACCATCATCATCAGCTCTGGAGGTGGCAGCGGAGGCTCCTCCCAGCAGAAATGTCCCATTGTCATCCCCAGCATCGTGTCCCACCAGAGCAAGCAGAGCTCCTACTGGCCCTACAGCCAGCAGAAGTAA